The Gemmatimonadota bacterium genome has a window encoding:
- a CDS encoding PfkB family carbohydrate kinase: MAHDVAGLGCACLDFLGIVPHLPDRDDQVWMSDSTQQGGGMVSTGLVTLSRLGVPTVFAGKIGNDMAGRVVKEEFDLYGVDSAHLIMTPGATTPVSMILVDESTGQRTIMAGGSSVEMSPAEVPAGVIASAKYLLLDTTTRQAALAAAGIARDAGVPVVLDADSLSRPQDIGELLRSTDYLIASKVFAEALTGLAEPSAAAEALSGYGSSVAVVTLGEEGSYTLAAGRSFHTPAFPVEVVDTTGAGDVYHGAFIFGLLQKWPLEKTAEFASAVAAVSCTRLGGRQGIPTLDEAISFLQDRKTEHF; encoded by the coding sequence ATGGCCCATGATGTAGCCGGACTGGGATGCGCATGCCTGGATTTCCTGGGTATCGTGCCCCACCTGCCGGACCGGGACGACCAGGTCTGGATGAGTGACTCGACCCAGCAGGGGGGCGGGATGGTCTCCACCGGCCTGGTCACGCTTTCCAGGCTGGGTGTGCCCACCGTCTTTGCGGGCAAAATCGGCAACGACATGGCGGGCCGGGTCGTGAAAGAGGAATTCGACCTGTACGGGGTCGACTCGGCGCATCTGATCATGACACCGGGCGCCACAACCCCCGTCAGCATGATCCTCGTCGATGAGTCGACCGGCCAGCGGACCATCATGGCCGGCGGGTCGTCCGTCGAAATGTCTCCCGCGGAAGTGCCCGCTGGCGTGATCGCCTCAGCGAAGTACCTTCTGCTCGACACCACCACCCGCCAAGCCGCACTGGCCGCCGCGGGGATCGCGCGCGACGCGGGCGTGCCCGTGGTCCTGGACGCCGACAGCCTGTCCCGCCCGCAGGACATCGGGGAACTGCTGCGGTCGACGGACTACCTGATCGCCTCCAAGGTGTTCGCCGAAGCGTTGACCGGACTTGCCGAGCCATCGGCGGCCGCGGAGGCCCTTTCGGGTTACGGATCGTCCGTCGCAGTCGTAACTCTAGGAGAAGAAGGCAGTTACACGCTCGCGGCCGGCCGATCGTTCCACACGCCGGCTTTCCCCGTGGAAGTCGTCGATACCACGGGCGCGGGCGATGTATACCACGGCGCCTTCATCTTCGGCCTGCTGCAAAAATGGCCGCTGGAAAAGACCGCCGAATTCGCCTCGGCCGTCGCCGCCGTGAGCTGCACGCGGCTCGGCGGGCGGCAGGGCATCCCCACCCTCGATGAAGCGATATCCTTCCTGCAGGATCGTAAGACGGAACACTTCTGA